The Siniperca chuatsi isolate FFG_IHB_CAS linkage group LG7, ASM2008510v1, whole genome shotgun sequence genome includes a window with the following:
- the sst1.2 gene encoding somatostatin 1.2: protein MQFVVRCPAILALVALVLCGPGVSSQLDRDQDQYQNQDLDLELRHHRLLQRARSAGLLSQDWSKRAVEDLLAQMSLPEADTQREAEVVSMATGGRMNLERSVDSPNSLPPRERKAGCKNFYWKGFTSC from the exons ATGCAGTTCGTTGTTCGTTGTCCCGCCATCTTGGCTCTCGTGGCGTTGGTTCTGTGTGGTCCAGGTGTTTCCTCTCAGCTCGACAGAGACCAGGACCAGTACCAGAACCAGGACCTGGACCTGGAGCTGCGTCACCACCGGCTGCTGCAACGTGCTCGCAGCGCCGGACTCCTGTCACAG gATTGGAGTAAACGTGCAGTGGAGGACCTGCTGGCGCAGATGTCTCTGCCAGAGGCCGACACCCAGCGGGAGGCTGAGgttgtttccatggcaacaggaGGAAGGATGAACCTGGAGCGGTCCGTCGACTCCCCCAACAGCCTGCCTCCCCGCGAACGGAAAGCTGGCTGCAAGAATTTCTACTGGAAGGGCTTCACTTCCTGTTAA